The Plasmodium gaboni strain SY75 chromosome 5, whole genome shotgun sequence nucleotide sequence taaaaagtaaaaaaaaaaaaaatatgtatatataaatataatagatgaattatctttatatatatatttatatatgttttattttcttaatttCCACCCCCTTCTTTTAATGTAATATgatcatatatttattgataattaaatatatgaatataatataaaaaaattttcttttatatattttattattaagaATATTTTGTACATTTACcttaattaattaatttataaatttattaattatttattattacttattattattattttattagGAATTGTTATTATGCTATGATATGTACCTATTTTAACTTTTTTAATacactttttttttttttttttttgttgtaaaataaaatacactgtaaataaaatcttattttataaaattagGAAAATTcatgtttattttttaattataaataataattaaaaattaatgaatatttgtaaatttacaaatattgatatatttatatatatatcttatgattttttattttaaattgaaaaaagaaaaaagagAAGTCTTTAAgaagatatattttctacataaaggaaaaaataatttaataaaataatttgttCTATACttggtatatatataaaataatataatgaaaataaaaaaattctgAATTCTCCctaaaatatatatatatatatatatttttaattttataatagaaaaataataaaatgcATACTTATAAGGAAAAAAGgaaaacataaaaaaataatagtaCAATTAAgtgtatttatttattttattattcttttagtattttatatactgtataatacatattttttttaatttatgaaataaaattaagttttttgtatatgtttattttatatgtttgCTTTTTAGCTTATTgtaaaataagaaaatataattatatcaattaaaaattttgttaATGCCTTGTTATAATgtagtaatatataaataaagaagtatatttatttaattagatttatctaatatttttatgataaatctaattgtttttttttttttttttttattttcctaTTTTTTCgttatttttaatatttccATATTCTTTTCCTctagaaaaaaaaaaagaaaaagttttttttgtttatatttttctaaggaaagaaaaattaattcttatatataaatttaaagaatttttgaatttatttatttatatttaagataattcattttttttttttttttttttttgatatatatatatatatttatacatatttttatacatttatatatttatttatacgTATACTTAACAAAAACCGTTTTAAAGTTTTAATctaattaaaaaaaaataattaaaattaaattcataaaaaaagatatatgtcgaaaaattttgtttattGATTAATGttcaaataatttattatattctaatttgtattttgtgtattattcattttaattttttttttttttttttttgcacaataagtattatatataaatgtatacATAGAATATTTGTGTATGTTGTAATTATAagtattaataattttatattattttacatatttaaatatatatatatataatttatctattcagtttatattttattattgaaaatatttgttaattttataatagaaagcattatttattttaagaatacttaaaaaaaaattgatatttataaatatatatatatacatatactTAATTAATAATGAGAATCTTTAATGGATCAATTTATATTTCCCCTAGAGGAAATATGGATAATAATGATGTAAATGCTAAAGGTTGTAGAATATACTCTTTTGAAGAAGAACAGAcgaaaaaagaaaatagGACTAacttattattaaatttattattttctcGAAAAAGTATGATATCATTACTTGGAATTTTATATGTGATTTTATTGGTAAGTTTTGATTTtaggaaatatatattaatatagtaatatatatatatatatatatatatatatatatatatatatatatatatatatatatgtgtgtgtgtattattttattatttagaATGTACTTgtttgtaataataatgacTGTAGGGGAGTTCAATTTAGCAGTACATATTCGAGAAACTTAAACGAAGTTAAATTATCAGATATTGAGAAGAAATTAATGGAAGCAGAATGTTGTGATTCTATAAGTAAATCAAATAAGGAAGAACGATTAAAGGTAAAATTGCTTTTAAAGAACTCATTTGAAAGTGAACATGAAAATGTATTTGGACAGAACGCTGATGTATTTAATGATTTATTATGTGATGATATGTGgaaaaaatttaatttaaatttacatgataaattttatattaaaaatggAAAACATGAAATGGATCATCTGTTGAATAAAGAACTATTTAAATTATCTGAAACTTCTGACAATAGAGAAAAAATGATTAATTTATGGAAAGAAAACATGGGAAAggaaaaaaagaaatacTATCAAATGAATTATGACATATATTGTTATCTTGAATTCCtaagaaaaaaacataaaGTACCACGTAAGTATGGAAGCAAACAATGGGATCATTGTAcgaaaaaaataaaggaaaCTGAACAGAATGCTAAAGATTTATTAgaagatatatttaaaaaatggCTTGAAAATGAACATTTAGATAAGAACGAATTTATAGTCTTAATATCTGGATGTAGATTATTATGGAGAAAATTAAGTGATGATATGACAAAAGCTTGTAAAGTTTATATACTTAAACCTTTTAATGATGTATataatgagaaaaaaagaCTAATAAAAAATGGTGAAGATTTATCAAGCATTAATTATGAggaatattttaaaagtGGACCGTTTTTAAATAACTATTCTAcggaaaaaaataaatttcCAACTTTGCAAGCATTGttagaaaaatatgaagCATCAGATGAAGATTCACAAAAAGAAGTATTAGTAGGTAAATCATTCCATCCTTTACTTGATGGAACGACAACTAGTGAAAGTAATTCATTAGAATTGGACGAAGAAGATGACAAAGAAGGTCATCATGATGAAGAAATTAAAGATATGAAACTAAAAAGTTTATCTCATAATAAGGATCAAAATTACGATGAAACATATAATGAACAGTATGAATCATATGTAAAAGAAATAGAATCTAATGCTGAAAAATTAGCTGAATATAAAGTTGAAAAGGAATTTCAAGAGGTAAATAAACGATTTCGTGAGGTTGGAAAACGAATTAAATTAGCTGAGAAAAATATCAAACTTAATGATTCAAGTAGCGAATCAGAAGAAGATTCTGATGAGGAAGATGACgaaaatgaagatgatgatgaggaagatgatgatgaggaagataatgatgaagatgacaatgatgaagatgacaatgatgaagatgacaatgatgaagatgaaaatgatgaagatgacaatgatgaagatgacaatgatgaagatgacgataatgatgatgacgatgacgatgatgatgacgatgacaatgaataaaaaaggttaatcaaaaaaaaaaaaaaaaaattatagaaatactattaaaatttgaataaataatatatatatatatatataaccaATAAAATAGTCCAAAATATGTGCAAAAGtttcttataattattttattttattttattttattttattttttattattttattttttattttatttatttaatttttttttttttttttgtgcGAATTCATACAgttatatgttatttatgtttatatatataacttttttaaagaaaagaaaaatataattaaaatattttgtataagaatataaatttattttaaaatatataaagtaatattatatatattatatgaaaaatttaaaagtattataataaattaattagttcaataaaaaatgtCAAGACAGATTTAATAATGACCtaatgtaataataaatgtgctttaatgtaaatatgactacatatttattaatgaaaattatagatgtgtagaaatataatttataaattagtacataaaaatgaataataataaataatagataaataaatataatacatatatatattagataaatattttctattttat carries:
- a CDS encoding exported protein (PHISTb), whose product is MRIFNGSIYISPRGNMDNNDVNAKGCRIYSFEEEQTKKENRTNLLLNLLFSRKSMISLLGILYVILLNVLVCNNNDCRGVQFSSTYSRNLNEVKLSDIEKKLMEAECCDSISKSNKEERLKVKLLLKNSFESEHENVFGQNADVFNDLLCDDMWKKFNLNLHDKFYIKNGKHEMDHLLNKELFKLSETSDNREKMINLWKENMGKEKKKYYQMNYDIYCYLEFLRKKHKVPRKYGSKQWDHCTKKIKETEQNAKDLLEDIFKKWLENEHLDKNEFIVLISGCRLLWRKLSDDMTKACKVYILKPFNDVYNEKKRLIKNGEDLSSINYEEYFKSGPFLNNYSTEKNKFPTLQALLEKYEASDEDSQKEVLVGKSFHPLLDGTTTSESNSLELDEEDDKEGHHDEEIKDMKLKSLSHNKDQNYDETYNEQYESYVKEIESNAEKLAEYKVEKEFQEVNKRFREVGKRIKLAEKNIKLNDSSSESEEDSDEEDDENEDDDEEDDDEEDNDEDDNDEDDNDEDDNDEDENDEDDNDEDDNDEDDDNDDDDDDDDDDDNE